DNA sequence from the Humidesulfovibrio mexicanus genome:
CATAAGCAGCGTGACAAGCATATCCACGACAAAATTTTCGAGACCGAGCGCCACCTCTACTTCGGCCGCACCCAGATTTTCGAGACGCGCGGCGTGTCCTTCAGCTCCACCCAGTACATAAGCAACAACTGGGACGGTTATCCTGACGAGACCAAGCAGTATCTGCACCGCATGGCCGAACGGCACGGCTTCGAGGATATCGCCGCTGCGGTGAATTCCCTGTCCGGGGCGCGGACCCTCATCATCGGCGATGGCATCATCGACGAGTACCACTACTGCACGGCCATGGGCCGGGCCGGCAAGTCCAACCTGGTGGTCAACAAGTACCTGACCCACGAGCGCTTCGCCGGCGGGGTGTTCGCCATCGCCAACCACGTGGCCTGCATCTGCGACCATGTGCGGCTGGTCACGGTGCTCGGACAGGACGACCCCGACGAGGAGTTCGTGTCCACCAGCCTCAAGTCGAACATTCAGGCCGATTTTTTCCACCGCGCCGATGGGCCGACCATCATCAAGAAACGCTACCTGGACATCCATTCCAACCAGAAGGTCTTTGAAGTCAATTACCTGAATGAGCGCGACATCGACGCCGACTGCGAGGACGCCGTGGTGCGGCATCTGGTCGAGGTGCTGCCCGAGTACGATGTGGTGCTGGTTTCCGACTTCGGCCACGGCTTCATTAGCCCGCGCATCATCCGCACGCTGGAGGAGCACGCGAAGCTGCTGTGCGTGAACACCCAGACCAACGCGGCCAACACCGGCTTCAACATGGTCACCAAGTACAGCGCCCCCCACTTCATCTGTCTGGACGAACCCGAAGCGCGGTTGGCCATGCAGAACCGTTTCGGCGACATCACCGATGTGCTCCAGAGCCTCGCCGCAGCGGTGCCGGCCCGCGAAGTCATCATCACTCTCGGCAAGAAGGGTTCCGTTGGCATGTCCCAGGGCGGCGCGCCGCGCTTCACGCCCATTTTCTCCTCGCGCGTGGTGGACACCATCGGCGCGGGCGATGCGGTGTTTTCCTACGCCGCCATCTGCTTTGCCTGCGGCCTGCCCCTGGAGCTGATCCAGTTCATCGGCAACGTGGTGGGAGCGTTGGCCGTGCAGATCGTCTGCAACAAGAAATCCGTGGAGAAGCACGAGCTGCTGCAGTTCATTTCCGTGATTTTGCAGCGGAAGGACCCGACGCCTTCCGGCGCGGCCTGAGTGGCCGGTCTTTTGTTTCCATCCCCCCCGCTGGACAGGGGGTAATTCAGACGTTCCCGGTCGCCAGCGCCGGTGCAAGCAGGGACTATCGCTCATGGACAAGTTCAAAATCGACAGCCACAAACTCAACTACCATCCGGCGCGGGTCGCCGCCTGGGCCGACGGCGAGTGTATCGCCCCAATCTATATGGAAATCAGCCCCTCGGGCGCGTGCAACCACCGCTGCACTTTCTGCGGGCTGGACTTCATGGGCTACGGCCCCCACCGCCTGGACACCGCCATGCTTAAGGACCGGCTTGCGGAAATGAGCGCCATGGGCCTGAAAAGCGTCATGTACGCGGGCGAGGGCGAGCCTTTTCTGCATCCGGACATGGTCGATATCGTCCTGCACACCAAGGCCGTCGGCATAGACGTGGCGCTCACCACCAACGGCACGCTCATGACCGAGGATGCGGCCCGGAGCGTCCTGCCGGTGACCAGTTGGATCAAGGTGAGCTGCAACGCTGGCGACGCCGAAACCTATGCCGCCGTGCACCGCACCAAGGCCGCGCACTTCGACCTTGCCGTCAAGAACATGGCCAGGGCCGTGGAGCTGCGCCGCGAACTGGGCAGCGCCTGCACGCTTGGCGTGCAGAGCCTGCTGCTGCCGGAGAACCGCGCCAGCCTGCCGACGCTGGCCCGGACCGCCCGCGACATCGGCCTGGACTATCTGGTGGTCAAGCCCTACTCGCAGCATCCGTCAAGCGTCACCGACCGCTACAAGGACGTGAGCTACCAGGACGCCGAGCAATTCGCCGAGGAATTGCGCGCCCTGTCCACCGACAGCTTCAACGTGGTGGTGCGCCAGAGCGCCATGCGCAAGTGGGACGAGAAGTCGCGGCCCTATGGCAAGTGCCAGGCCCTGCCCTTCTGGTCCTACGTCGACTCGCGCGGCGGGGTGTGGGGGTGCAGCGTGTTCCTGGGTGAGGAGCGCTTCCTCTACGGCAACATCAACGAGACGGGCTTTGCGGATATCTGGTCCGGCGAGACCCGGCGCAAGTCCCTGGCGTGGTTCGACGCCGAGTTCGACTGCTCCGGCTGCCGCGTGAACTGCCGCATGGACGAGATCAACCGCTACCTGTGGGAACTCAAGCACCCCGGGCCGCACGTCAATTTCATCTAGGGGACAGCGGTGCAGACCATTCCCGCCCAAGCCGACCTCGACCTGCTGTGGATGCTGCTGCTGATCCGCCGCTTCGAGGAGAAGATCTGCGAGGTGTACGCCGCGCAGGACATGAAGACCCCGGTGCACCTGTGCATCGGCCAGGAAGCGGTGTGCGCCGGTGTCTGCGCCCATCTGCGCCAGGAAGACTACCTCTCCACCACCCACCGCGGCCATGGCCACTGCCTCGCCAAGGGCATGGCCCCGTATCGGCTCTATGCCGAATTCTACGGCCGCGCCGACGGCTGCTGCGGGGGCAAGGGCGGCTCCATGCACCCGGCCGATCCGGATATCGGTATCCTGGGCACCTCGGCGATTGTGGGCGGCGGCATCCCCACGGCGGTGGGCACGGCCCTGGCCAGCTTCCTGCGCGGCGAAGATCGCGTATCCGTGGTGTTTTTTGGTGATGGCGCTTCCGAGGAGGGCGTGTTCCACGAGAGCCTGAACTTCGCGGCGTTGAAGCGGCTGCCCGTGGTGTTCGTGTGCGAGAACAACGCCTATGCCGCGGGCTCTCCCATCGCCCTGCGCCAGCCCCATCAGGACGTGTGGCGCCATGCGGCAGGATACGGCATCCCCGGCGTCGGGCTGGACGGCAACGATGCGCGGGCGGTGTTCAGCGCCGCGGCCGAAGCCGTGTCCCGCGCCCGCGCAGGCCACGGCCCAACGCTTCTGGACTGCAAGACGTACATCTGGAAGGGCCATGTCGGACCGGACTGCGACTGCGCCCGGGGGGTGCGGCCCCTGGCCGAGCTGGAGGCCTGGATGGAGCGCTGTCCCTTGGCATTGCACCGTTCACGGCTGTTTGCCGAGGGCCGTGTCGCCGAGGCGGAATACGCCGCGCGCATGGCCGAAATCGACGCCCGCCTGGACGCAGACATCGCCAAGGCCAGGGTTGCGCCTTTCCCTGACCCGGATTCCCTTCTCACCCACGTTTACCACCAGAGGCCGTAAGCCATGCCTTGGACGAAAATCATTCTCGACAAGGGCGAGGCCTTGACCGAACTGGGCCAGGCCGGGCTGCGCGCCGCGACCTACTGCGAGGCCCTGCACGAGGCGCACGCCCAGCTTCTGGAGTCCGATCCGTCCGTGTTTCTTCTGGGAGAAGGGCTGCTTGAACCCAGCGGCGCCTTCGGCACCGTGCTGGGCCTGCCCGAGCGCTTCGGCCCGCGCCGCGTCATGGATATCCCCCTGGCCGAAAACGGCATGACCGGAGTCGCCATTGGCGCGGCTTTGGCCGGAATGCGGCCCATTTTCATTCACATGCGCGTGGACTTCGTGCCCATGTGCATGGACCAGCTGGTGAACCACGCGGCCAAGTGGTGCTACATGACGGGAGGCAGATCCCATGTCCCCCTTGTGGTGCGCAGCATCATCGGCCGGGGCTGGGGTTCGGCTGCGCAACACTCCCAGGGTCTGCACGGCCTGTTCGCACAGATTCCGGGCCTCAAGGTCGTTCTGCCCAGCACGCCCTATGATGCCAAGGGCCTGCTCATTGCGGCTGTGCGCGATGGCAACCCGGTGCTTTCCATAGAGCACCGCTGGCTTTACGCCAACACGGGCTACGTTCCCGAGGAAATGTACGAGGTGCCGCTGGGCCAGGGCGTTGTGCGCCGCACGGGGCGCGACGCCACCATCGTTGCCGTGTCGCACATGGCGTGGGCGGCCATACGCGCCGCAAACATCCTGGCCGAGGAGGGCATCGACGTGGAGGTCATCGACCCGCGCACGGTGCGGCCTCTGGATGTCGAGCTCATCCGAGGGTCCGTGGAGCGCACCGGACGCCTGGTGGTGGCCGACGTGGCCTGTCCCGGCGGCGGCGTTGCGGCCGAAATCGTCGCCAGCGTGGCTGAATCCGGCGCGGTGAGAAAGCTGAAGGCCCCCGTGCGCCGGGTGTGCTTTCCGGACGCCCCCACGCCCGCCAGTCCGCCGCTGGAGGCCGCCTATTATCCTGATCATACCCACATCGCGGCTGCCGTGCGCGAGACAATGAAGGCCTAGACGGATGGAGAAGACGTTAAGCATTGTGATACCGGCCTACAACGAAGAGGCCAACATCCGGGCCACGGTGGAGGACATCCTCTGGGCCATCGGCGACCGCTTTCACGACTTCGAGTTGATCATCGTTGACGACGGCAGCGCCGACGCCACGGGCCGGATCATCGACGAATTGGCCGCTTCCAACCGGCATATCCGGGCCGAGCACAACCCGCACAACATGGGTTTCGGCGCATCCTACAAGCGCGGCGTGAGCCTGGCCCGCATGAACTACGTGGGCATCATCCCCGGCGACAACGAGATCGTGGGGCATTCCATCGCGGCCATTCTGGATCTGGTGGGAAGCGCGGACATCATCGTGCCCTTCACCATGAACATGGAAGTGCGGCCGTACTCGCGCCGTTTGTTTTCGCGGCTCTACACCCTGATCATGAACATGCTTTTCACCTGCGAGCTGCAGTACTACAACGGCCCGGTGATCCACCGCCGGGACGTGCTCATGTCCACGCCCATCAACACCAGCGGCTTCGCCTTCCAGTCCACGCTCTTGGTGCGGCTTGTGCGCAGCGGACGCTCGTTCATCGAGGTGCCCATGTACCTTCGGCCGCGCCTGGGCGGGCGGTCCACGGCCCTCAAGCCCAAGAACGTGGTCAGCGTGTGTCTGGCCATCGCCCGCCTGGTCAAGACCATCCACTTTGACGAAAAGCGCCGGTACGCGCAGCCCGTGAACCGCATCCTGTTTCCGGGAATGCCGGCCAGCGTGCTTGTGCAGGGCGTAAAGCCGCAAGGTCCGGACCGATGACCGGGATGCTCCTGGGCGGCCTGGGGCTGTTCGCCCTGTGCCAGCTGGTGCATATCGCCGTGTGGCGCGTGCGCATCCCAGAGGCCTATCCGCTTTGGCTGCTGGGGATCTTCGTGGTCCTGCCCACGGTTGGTCTGGCGTGCTGGCTGCTGTGGCTGGCCGCCTCAGGCAGTGCGCTTTTCGGCCCCGGGCTGTTGATCCAGTGTTTTGGGGCCTGGGTGTTGCACGGCGGGTTGAGCGGGGTTTACGCCATCGCCTATCCGGGCGTCATCCATTTCAGTCCCACCACGGAAATCGCCAAGGCCATCGCCGCCAGCGGCACCCGCGGCCTTCGCGCCGCCGAGTTGGACATGCCGTTGTTCGGGGCCGAGCACATGGTGGGGATGCGCATTGAGAACCTGCTCAAGGCCGGCATGATTGAGCGCCGTGACGGGCGTTTGGCGGCTACGGTCAAGGGCGCGCGCATCGCCAGGGTCTTCGTGTCCTTCCGCAGGATGCTGGCCCTGCCCGAATTGGGGGGCGGCTGATGGATCCGCGCCTGTCCCTGATTCTTGTGCTGCTGGCCTCGCCGTTGTTGGTGTTCGCCATCAACATCGCTGTACACCGGGTCTACCGCCGCCTGGGACGGCCGATCGTGCCACAGCGCACGGTGTTGTTTTGCGCCCTTTGGGCCAACGTCCCGGTGCTGGCGGCGGCTTGGCTCCTGGCCGTCTGCCGCATGGAAGGCGGCATGGAGCAGGCCCTTGGCATGGCCTTCGCCCTGTGCCTGCACAATGTCCTGGGCTGCTTCTATTACCAATGCTTTGCCTTGAGCGAGAACTCCCTGCACATCCACGCCCTTGTCAAGGTGCATCTGGGGGCTGGAGCGGAAATGGACGCCGAGGCCGACGCCGAGCGCCGGGCCATGGACGCCCATGCCGAAACCGGCGAGGCCATGGCCGTGCGCCTGGTGCGGCTGGTCGAGTTGGGGCAGATTCGTGAAGAAAACGGCCGATATTATGCCACTGGCGGGGTTTTTCTGGTGGTGGCGCGGCTGTTTGATTTTTGGCGTGCGCTGCTTGGCTGCGGCGATCCGCTCTCGCGCCGACGCCGCGGCTAGCCGCTTCTACATCTGCTCGCGCCGCAGCAGCCGGCCGATGCTGAACTGCAGGCTGTGCGCGCTCAGCATCCCCAGGCCAATGTTCGCCGCAGTGACCAGTGCGTGGGCGAGGATGCCCACTGCAAGGGCCTGCTCCGCCCCGATGCCGAACATGGACAGGACCAGCACCGTGGCCCCGTGCACAGTGCCCACGCCTGAAGGGGTGGACACGAGCATAATGCCGACGATGGTCAGGAAGGTGACGAAGATTGCGGCCGTGGGAGACGGGTCCGGGATCACCGAGAGCATGCCGAAGTAGTTCAAGGCCACGATGAAGCCCCAGCAGCACAGCGCCAGCAGAAAGACCGGGAGCGAAGTGCGCAGCCGGAACAGCGACCTCAGCCCGCCGATGCCCGCGCGCAGCCGCGCCAGGGTGGATTCCGTGCCCAGGGGGAGGCGGTCCAGGATCTTGCGCGCAAGCGACATGAGGGGCTCCTCAAAGAGCACCGCCACAAGCATAAGCAACACAATGCCGCCGAAGGCCGCCACGTAGTATACCCAGCTGTTCGCAAGACTTACGGCGGCGGCGCCGTGGGGCGAGAATCCCGGCAGCGCGGCCAGGAAGACGAGCAGGATGGCGATGAGTCCGATGAGCCGGTCGACAAAGAGCCAGGACAGGACTTCCGCCCCGCCGCCCGGAACCTGGCGGGACAAAAGCAGGGTCATGGCCAGTTCGCCGGCGCGGAAGGGCAGCAGGCTGTTGACCATGTTGCAAACATTGTTGGCGTGGTAGAGCGCGCGCAGGGGAACGGCGCGGTCCATGAGCACATACAGCCGCAAGACGTGCGCCAAAATGTTTGCCAGGTGGCAGGCCAGCAGGGCTACCAGGGGCCAGGGCCGCGCCGCGAGCAGCAGTTCACCCAGGCGGCGCAGGTCAATGACCGCGCAGGCTGCGGCGATCAGCCCGGCAAGCAGCAGGGCCGGGGGGATGTAGCGGCGGACAAGGCCCCTGACGTCAGCCGTTTGCGCGGCTTTAGCCAAGTGACCGTGCCCGCTGCACGGCGTCGATCCAGTGGTGCAGGATGGCGGCGTGGCTGGTTTCCGCGTGGCTGTAAGACTGCGCGGGCACATAGATGTTCAGGTCGCCCAGGCTCCGTAGCGTGTTCTCCGGGCTCATGGCCGAGAGCGTGACCACGGTGCCCCGCAGTTCCCTGGCGCGCTTGGCCGCCTTGACAACATTCGGAGAATTTCCCGAACTGCTTACGAGCACGACCATGTCGCCCTGGCGCATCTGCCAGGAAAGGGGCTCGGAAAAGACGTCTTCGTAGGACAGATCGTTGCCGACGCAGGTGATGAGCGCGGCATCGGTGAACACCATGGAGCGGATCCGGACGTTTTTTGCGATGTCCGCGGAAAAATGACTGGCCATGGAAGCACTTGCCCCATTCCCAGCGAAAAACACACAACCGCCGCCATGCGCCAGGTCCACGGTGCGCTCCACCCAGGCGTCCAACCCTGCGGAGCCAAGCTCTTGGCCGTTTGCATCGCGCAGCGATAGCGCGCGCATCACGGCCGAGAGATCACAAACGTATTGTTCCCAGCTGACTGTGTGCATTCGACCTGCATCCATGCGTTGATGGTGGTTGCCTGCGGCTTTGCCGCAATACGAGTGTGCGACGACTACTCGATTTCGTGCCGTGTTGCAACCTGGTGCCCGCGCGCGGGTTCCGCCCCCGCCGTGACGCGCTGCGCCTTCCCACGCTTTCTGGTGTACTTTGGCCGACCCTTGGTTTATAGAATTTCGCTTGAGGCAAGCTGGGACCGGAGCCCGCTGCTTTGCCGGTTCTGGAGGATGAGGTGTCAACACCGTCGACGATGCGGCCCAGCGTGAATCCTAACGCCCTCGGACTGGTCATCGCCCTCGCGGCGACATGCCTCGCCGCGCTGGCCTTGCTCCTGCCCGCCGCACATGGGTCGCAGGGTCCCTGCGGCTACCTTATCTCCTATTCCACAGCGGACACCAGTTCCCAGCGGCTCGCGCACAAGCTGCTGCTTTGTCTTCTCGCCGCGCTGGGGCTGCTGAGCCCCTGGCTGGCTGGGGCGTTGGGCGGTTTGCTCGGCCCGGCGAAGACCGCCGCGGTGAACCGCTTCGCGGCTCGTCTTCGGAGAATTCCGGCCCTGTTCGCTCTGCCGGTGTTGCTGCTGGCGCTTTGGGTCTATAAGGGCGTGGACAAGGACCAGAACCTGCTGGGGCTGGCCGTGTTTGGGGGATTGTACTTCTTTGGCGGTCGCTTGGCCGCCAACCGGACTGCACGCTGTCTGTGCGGGGCGGGCCTCGTCATCTACGCGCTTTTTCTGCTGTTGCCGGGGTTTTGGGGAACGTACACCTTTGGCGCGGCTCTCGAGCCTGCGCTCATGCATTATTTCGGCCAACTTGGCCTGGCCCCTCTGCTGGCCGCTGGCGGCGATGTCCTCGCCAACAAGCAGGCGTTCTACGGGCTGCTGCCCCAAACGCTGCTGGCCACCGCGCAGCGCATGGGCGCGCACATGGATATGGGGGGCTATGTCCTGTTCGTCCAGGCCTCCCAGGTGGTTTTTACCCTGCTTGGAGTGCTGGGCTATCGTCTACTGGCCCCCTCGCGTCCCCTGGCCAGTCTGTTTTGCGTGGGGCTTTGGTTGCCCTGGATCAGCACCTCGGGGGTCGCCATCCTCGGCCCCACCGCTTCCGGGCTGCGCTTCATGAATTTCCCCGTGGCCATCCTGGTGTTGCTCTGCGCCGGACGTTTGCCTGACCGCATCAGAAGTCTGGTGTTCGGGCTGACCGCCGGTTTTGCGCTTCTGCACAACCTGGAAACGGGCATCTGCGTCTTCCTGAGCTTTGCCGTGTACAACGTGATTTCACGGCCTCCGAGCCGTTTTTTGGCAATGCTGCGGGACGAACTGTTGCTTCTGGCCGGATGTCTTATGTCTTTTGCGGCTTTTCTTCTCCTGTTTCACCTGGGGCTGGACCGCTGGCCCACGGCAAGCTCGGCGGACCTGTTTCAGTTCATCCGCCTCTTCTCGTCGGGCTTCGCCGGGCTGCCTCTGTATTTTGACCCGCTCGCCCTGCTGGTTCTGCTGTACCCCGCCTGCCTGATTGCGCGGCTGACCCGCGTCTGGCTCGGAGCGGGGCTCTCGGAACGGATGCGGTTCAAGTTCTGTGTCTCGTTTCTCATCCTGCTTTGGCTGGCCTACTACTTCAACAGGGTGCACCGCCAGAATCTGTGGTCCCATACATTCCTGCTGACGTACCTGCTGCTTGACCTGCTGCCGAACCCGACGAACATCCTGGCTCGGCTGCAAAGCGGCCTGCGCCGGAAACGCGCCGAGGTCCCGGCCATGGCCCTGGTGCTGGTGTTCATATTGGGGCCGACCTTCATGAACAACGGCCTGTCCGAGGTCAAGGTCGTGTGGCGCGCGCTGGCGCAGCGCATTGCTTTGGAACGCAATCCTTCGGGGCAGGAGCGGTTGTCCGGCCTTTGGCTTGACGCGCAGGAGGCCCGGGACATTCGGGAGAGAAGTCTGGTCGTCCGCCGCTTGGCTGCAGAAAAGCGCCTCTTTTTCGTCGGCCCGAACATGTTCCTGCTGCAACTGGAGAGCGGGGTGTTTTTCCCTTTGCCCGCACAGGACCTGCTGACGGAAAGCCTCTCCCCGGAGGGCTTTGCGCGTAATGTCGCGGCCGTTAGGGCATATGCCCCGGATGTGGTGCTCCTCTCCGATGGAGGCGGGTCGCGACTCGTGTTTCTGGAGCGCAAGGCCTTCATCTCCAAGGTTCTCGCTTCGCTGGGGCAGGAGTATGGCACGGTGGGCAGCGAGGGGGGCTGGCTGGTGCTGGAGCGCGTCCGGCCTGCCGCGGCACAGTGACCCGGGGCCGGACGTCCACGCGGAGGCGTGTTTGACCGTTGTCCGGAACTCCATTATATTTTTCACGTTCGGCCTTTGAGCCGGAAGGGTCGGAAGCTTACGGCCTTCGACAGTACAACCCTGAAATCATGGAGTCCTCATGGAAACGGTTCTGGTCATCGGGAGCAATTCTTTTTCCGGCAGCGACTTCATCGACTTGCTGCTCTCCGAGCGCGAGTACAAGGTCTTGGGCGCCAGCCGTTCCCCGGAGAAGGACGACCTTTTTCTGTCCTACAAGGGCAATCCCAACCGCGCCCGGTTCAGTTTTCATCAGGTGGACCTGAATCACGACTTGGCGGCGCTGTTGTCCCTTATTGAGGCGGAGCGGCCAGCATACATCGTCAATTTTGCTGCCCAGAGCGAAGTCGCCCCCAGTTGGGAGAATCCTGGACAGTGGTTCCAGACCAACGCCGTGGCTTTGGCGAACCTCGCCATCCGCCTGAAGGACATGCCGTTCATCAAGCGTTATGTGCACATATCCTCGCCCGAGGTCTACGGCCCCTGCGAAGGAGTGGTGAAGGAGGACGCCCGGTACAATCCCAGCACGCCCTATGCGGCGTCCAAGGCCGCAAGCGACTTGATGCTGCTGACGTTGTACAAGAATTTCAATTTCCCGGTCTCCACCGTTCGCGCCACGAACGTATACGGCGCACACCAGCAGCTGTTCAAGATCATCCCGCGCACGGTGATCTACCTGAAGAGCGGCCGCACCATCGAACTGCACGGAGGAGGAAAGGCCGTCAAGTCCTACGTGCATATCCGCGACGTGTCCCAGGGCGAATTGCAGGTCATGGAGCGGGGCAACAACGGCGATATCTACCACTTTTCCCCCGATGGCGGCGTGGCCGTTCGCGACGTTGTGGCGACCATCTGCCAGCGCATGGGGAAGGACTTCGACTCCAGCGTGAAGACCGTAACCGAGCGGCTTGGACAGGATAAGGCCTATATCATCGACTCCACCAAGGCGCGCACTGAACTGGGCTGGGCCCCCCGTGTCGGGCTGGACCAGGGCCTGGAAGGCGTGGTCCGGTGGGTGGACAGGTATTGGGAGGCCATCCAGAAGCAGCCGTTGGGCTACGTTCACAAGCCATAGACAAAACACTGCTTTTTTCTCTCTTGCGAATTGCCCGGACCGGACAGGGGCACGGGAGGGCTGGCGGTCGTGTGACCTTTGGCTGGACAGGTCAGGCGTCCGTCTGGGTCCGTCTGGGGCCACTTGCCCGACCGGGCGGGCTCGCGTAAGCTTCCGCCCATGCGAATCCTGTATTTGGGCGACATCGTGGGCCGACCGGGCCGCACGGCGGTCAAACGCCATTTGGCGGCCATCCGCGCGGAGTTGGGCGTGGACCTTGTGTTCGCCAACGGCGAAAACGCCTCCGGCGGGCTCGGACTCTCGGCGGAGGGCGCAAAGGAACTGTTCAGCGCGGGCATTGATGCCCTGAGCAGCGGCAACCACATCTGGAAGTTCAAGGACATGCCCTCGTTCATGGACCGCGAGCCCAGGCTTGTGCGGCCCGCCAACTATCCGCCCGGGCTGCCCGGCAGGGGCTGGACCGTGTTGGAGAATCCGGGGCTGTCGCCCGTGGCGCTCATCAACCTTATGGGCCGAACATACATGGCCCCCCTGGACTGCCCGTTCCGCATGGCCGACGCCATTTTGGCGGAGCTCGACGCCACGCGACCGGATGTGCGCATCCGGCTGGTGGATTTCCATGCCGAGGCCACAAGCGAGAAGGCGGGCCTGGGCTGGCATTTGGACGGGAGGGTCAGCGCGGTGCTGGGCACGCACACCCACGTGCAGACGGCGGACGCGCGGCTGCTTGGGCGGGGCACGGCCTTCATCACCGACCTGGGCATGAGCGGACCGGTGGATTCCTGCCTGGGCATGAGCGTTGCGCCCATTCTGCGGAAGTTCTTGACTGCCGCGCCGGAACGGTTTGAAGTGGCCAGCGGCCCTGTCGCCTTGTGCGGGGCTGTCCTTGATATCGACGACGAAAGCGGTCAGGCGCGGAACATCGCGGCCTGGCGTTTTGACGCAGACTAAACGTGGAGCGAGCATGAACATTTTCGATGAGCTTTCCTGGCGCGGGCTGGTGCACCAGGTGTCGGACGCCGATGGCGTGCGCAAATACCTCGATGCCCCGGGGCAGACCATGTACTGCGGCTTCGACCCCACGGCCGAAAGCCTGCACATCGGCAATCTGGTGCCGCTTCTTTCCCTGGTGCGGATGCTGCGCGCCGGGCACAAACCGTTGTTCCTGCTGGGCGGCGCCACGGGCCTCATCGGCGACCCATCCGGCAAGGACAAGGAACGCGAGCTTTCCGACACCGCCGCCGTGCACGCCCGCGTGGCCCGCATCAAGGCCCAGATTGAGGCCTTTGTGGAGCGCAACACCGGCGTTCTGCCCACCGTGGTGAACAACTACGACTGGGTCAAAGACATGAGCGCCATCGAGCTGCTGCGCGATGTGGGCAAGTACTTCACCGTCAATTGGATGCTGGCCAAGGAATCCGTGCGCGGCCGCATCGAGCGCGACGAGGTGGGCATTTCCTACACCGAGTTCAGCTACATGATCCTGCAGGGCTACGACTACTATCACCTCTGCAAGGAATACGGCTGTCGGCTGCAGATCGGCGGCGGCGACCAGTGGGGCAACATCACCACCGGCTGCGAGTTCATCCGCAAAAAAGGCGCAGGCGAGGCCTACGCCCTCACCTTCCCGCTCATCACCACGGCATCCGGCAAGAAGTTCGGCAAAAGCGAGAAGGGCGCCATCTTCATGAGCGCCAGCCATACCAGCCCCTACGCCTTCTACCAGTTCTGGATCAATACAGAGGACGCTGACGTTGCCCGTTTCCTCAAGTACTACACCTTCCTTTCCCAGGAGGAGGTCGCCGCACTGGCCGCGGAGGTGGAGCGCGCCCCCCAGGAGCGCGCCGCCCAGAAGGCCCTCGCCGCCGCCACCACCATCATGGTCCACGGCGAGGATGAGCTGAAAAAGGTCCTCGCCGCTACCGAGGCGCTCTTCGGCAAGGGCGACCTGCGCGCCATCGACCACGG
Encoded proteins:
- a CDS encoding glycosyltransferase family 2 protein yields the protein MEKTLSIVIPAYNEEANIRATVEDILWAIGDRFHDFELIIVDDGSADATGRIIDELAASNRHIRAEHNPHNMGFGASYKRGVSLARMNYVGIIPGDNEIVGHSIAAILDLVGSADIIVPFTMNMEVRPYSRRLFSRLYTLIMNMLFTCELQYYNGPVIHRRDVLMSTPINTSGFAFQSTLLVRLVRSGRSFIEVPMYLRPRLGGRSTALKPKNVVSVCLAIARLVKTIHFDEKRRYAQPVNRILFPGMPASVLVQGVKPQGPDR
- a CDS encoding lysylphosphatidylglycerol synthase transmembrane domain-containing protein, whose amino-acid sequence is MAKAAQTADVRGLVRRYIPPALLLAGLIAAACAVIDLRRLGELLLAARPWPLVALLACHLANILAHVLRLYVLMDRAVPLRALYHANNVCNMVNSLLPFRAGELAMTLLLSRQVPGGGAEVLSWLFVDRLIGLIAILLVFLAALPGFSPHGAAAVSLANSWVYYVAAFGGIVLLMLVAVLFEEPLMSLARKILDRLPLGTESTLARLRAGIGGLRSLFRLRTSLPVFLLALCCWGFIVALNYFGMLSVIPDPSPTAAIFVTFLTIVGIMLVSTPSGVGTVHGATVLVLSMFGIGAEQALAVGILAHALVTAANIGLGMLSAHSLQFSIGRLLRREQM
- a CDS encoding thiamine pyrophosphate-dependent dehydrogenase E1 component subunit alpha, whose amino-acid sequence is MQTIPAQADLDLLWMLLLIRRFEEKICEVYAAQDMKTPVHLCIGQEAVCAGVCAHLRQEDYLSTTHRGHGHCLAKGMAPYRLYAEFYGRADGCCGGKGGSMHPADPDIGILGTSAIVGGGIPTAVGTALASFLRGEDRVSVVFFGDGASEEGVFHESLNFAALKRLPVVFVCENNAYAAGSPIALRQPHQDVWRHAAGYGIPGVGLDGNDARAVFSAAAEAVSRARAGHGPTLLDCKTYIWKGHVGPDCDCARGVRPLAELEAWMERCPLALHRSRLFAEGRVAEAEYAARMAEIDARLDADIAKARVAPFPDPDSLLTHVYHQRP
- a CDS encoding alpha-ketoacid dehydrogenase subunit beta, which translates into the protein MPWTKIILDKGEALTELGQAGLRAATYCEALHEAHAQLLESDPSVFLLGEGLLEPSGAFGTVLGLPERFGPRRVMDIPLAENGMTGVAIGAALAGMRPIFIHMRVDFVPMCMDQLVNHAAKWCYMTGGRSHVPLVVRSIIGRGWGSAAQHSQGLHGLFAQIPGLKVVLPSTPYDAKGLLIAAVRDGNPVLSIEHRWLYANTGYVPEEMYEVPLGQGVVRRTGRDATIVAVSHMAWAAIRAANILAEEGIDVEVIDPRTVRPLDVELIRGSVERTGRLVVADVACPGGGVAAEIVASVAESGAVRKLKAPVRRVCFPDAPTPASPPLEAAYYPDHTHIAAAVRETMKA
- a CDS encoding PfkB family carbohydrate kinase, which gives rise to MPVADKIIGLDEMVQRVEELKKAGRIVVQSHGVFDLIHPGIISHLNEAKGIGDVLVVTVIQDADVRRGPGRPVFPDRLRAENVASLEMVDMVAIVPEDIPFECVKRINPSFFAKGHDHKQRDKHIHDKIFETERHLYFGRTQIFETRGVSFSSTQYISNNWDGYPDETKQYLHRMAERHGFEDIAAAVNSLSGARTLIIGDGIIDEYHYCTAMGRAGKSNLVVNKYLTHERFAGGVFAIANHVACICDHVRLVTVLGQDDPDEEFVSTSLKSNIQADFFHRADGPTIIKKRYLDIHSNQKVFEVNYLNERDIDADCEDAVVRHLVEVLPEYDVVLVSDFGHGFISPRIIRTLEEHAKLLCVNTQTNAANTGFNMVTKYSAPHFICLDEPEARLAMQNRFGDITDVLQSLAAAVPAREVIITLGKKGSVGMSQGGAPRFTPIFSSRVVDTIGAGDAVFSYAAICFACGLPLELIQFIGNVVGALAVQIVCNKKSVEKHELLQFISVILQRKDPTPSGAA
- a CDS encoding radical SAM protein, which codes for MDKFKIDSHKLNYHPARVAAWADGECIAPIYMEISPSGACNHRCTFCGLDFMGYGPHRLDTAMLKDRLAEMSAMGLKSVMYAGEGEPFLHPDMVDIVLHTKAVGIDVALTTNGTLMTEDAARSVLPVTSWIKVSCNAGDAETYAAVHRTKAAHFDLAVKNMARAVELRRELGSACTLGVQSLLLPENRASLPTLARTARDIGLDYLVVKPYSQHPSSVTDRYKDVSYQDAEQFAEELRALSTDSFNVVVRQSAMRKWDEKSRPYGKCQALPFWSYVDSRGGVWGCSVFLGEERFLYGNINETGFADIWSGETRRKSLAWFDAEFDCSGCRVNCRMDEINRYLWELKHPGPHVNFI